The following are from one region of the Streptomyces tuirus genome:
- the moeZ gene encoding adenylyltransferase/sulfurtransferase MoeZ — translation MSLPPLVEPASELTVDEVRRYSRHLIIPDVGMDGQKRLKNAKVLCVGAGGLGSPALMYLAAAGVGTLGIVEFDEVDESNLQRQIIHSQADIGRPKAESARDSVKGINPYVNVILHEERLEADNVMDIFSQYDLIIDGTDNFATRYLVNDACVLLNKPYVWGSIYRFDGQASVFWSEHGPCYRCLYPEPPPPGMVPSCAEGGVLGVLCASIGSIQVNEAIKLLAGIGDPLVGRLMIYDALEMQYRQVKVRKDPNCAVCGENPTVTELIDYEAFCGVVSEEAQAAAADSTITPKQLKEWIDDGESIDIIDVREPNEYEIVSIPGARLIPKNEFLMGTALESLPQDKKIVLHCKTGVRSAEVLAVLKSAGFSDAVHVGGGVIGWVNQIEPSKPVY, via the coding sequence GTGTCGCTGCCACCCCTGGTCGAGCCCGCTTCCGAGCTCACCGTAGACGAGGTCCGCAGGTACTCCCGCCACCTGATCATTCCCGACGTGGGGATGGACGGGCAGAAGCGGCTGAAGAACGCCAAGGTGCTGTGTGTGGGCGCCGGCGGCCTGGGCTCGCCGGCGCTGATGTACCTGGCCGCCGCGGGTGTCGGCACCCTCGGCATCGTGGAGTTCGACGAGGTCGACGAGTCGAACCTGCAGCGTCAGATCATCCACAGCCAGGCCGACATCGGCCGCCCGAAGGCCGAGTCCGCCCGCGACAGCGTCAAGGGCATCAACCCGTACGTGAACGTGATCCTTCACGAGGAGCGGCTCGAGGCCGACAACGTGATGGACATCTTCAGCCAGTACGACCTGATCATCGACGGTACGGACAACTTCGCGACCCGCTACCTGGTCAACGACGCCTGCGTGCTGCTGAACAAGCCGTACGTCTGGGGCTCGATCTACCGCTTCGACGGCCAGGCGTCCGTCTTCTGGTCCGAGCACGGCCCCTGCTACCGCTGCCTCTACCCGGAGCCCCCGCCCCCCGGCATGGTCCCCTCCTGCGCCGAGGGCGGCGTCCTGGGCGTGCTCTGCGCGTCCATCGGCTCCATCCAGGTCAACGAGGCCATCAAGCTCCTCGCCGGCATCGGCGACCCGCTGGTCGGCCGGCTGATGATCTACGACGCCCTGGAGATGCAGTACCGCCAGGTCAAGGTCCGCAAGGACCCGAACTGCGCGGTCTGCGGTGAGAACCCGACCGTCACCGAGCTCATCGACTACGAGGCCTTCTGCGGCGTCGTCTCCGAAGAGGCCCAGGCGGCGGCCGCCGACTCCACGATCACTCCCAAGCAGCTCAAGGAGTGGATCGACGACGGCGAGAGCATCGACATCATCGACGTCCGCGAGCCGAACGAGTACGAGATCGTCTCCATTCCGGGCGCCCGGCTGATCCCGAAGAACGAGTTCCTCATGGGCACCGCCCTGGAGAGCCTGCCGCAGGACAAGAAGATCGTCCTGCATTGCAAGACGGGTGTCCGCAGTGCGGAAGTCCTCGCGGTCCTGAAGTCCGCGGGCTTCTCGGACGCGGTACACGTCGGCGGTGGCGTGATCGGCTGGGTCAACCAGATCGAGCCGTCCAAGCCGGTGTACTGA